A single window of Syntrophotalea acetylenica DNA harbors:
- the rsxA gene encoding electron transport complex subunit RsxA yields the protein MKDLLLILFGAVFVNNFVLARFLGLCPFLGVSRKLETALGMGMAVTFVMVAASACTWLLHYLVLAPCDLGYLQTIAFVLVIATLVQMVEMIVRKSSPVLYQALGIFLPLITTNCAVLGLAVLNIQENYSFVQSLVFAFGAAAGFTLALALYAGLRERLVLCPVPAAFRGTPIELITAGLLALAFMGFAGMVQA from the coding sequence ATGAAAGACCTTCTTCTGATACTTTTCGGAGCGGTTTTCGTCAACAATTTCGTCCTGGCGCGTTTTTTGGGACTGTGTCCTTTTCTCGGCGTGTCCCGCAAGCTGGAAACCGCGCTTGGCATGGGCATGGCTGTTACCTTCGTGATGGTGGCGGCGAGCGCGTGCACCTGGTTGCTGCACTACCTGGTGCTGGCGCCATGCGACCTGGGTTATCTGCAGACCATCGCCTTTGTCCTGGTTATCGCCACCCTGGTGCAGATGGTGGAAATGATCGTGCGCAAGTCGTCGCCGGTCCTGTATCAGGCGCTCGGTATCTTTTTACCGCTGATTACCACCAATTGCGCGGTTCTGGGCCTGGCGGTTCTCAACATTCAGGAAAATTACAGTTTCGTGCAGAGCCTGGTGTTCGCCTTTGGCGCGGCCGCCGGTTTTACGCTTGCCCTGGCGCTGTATGCCGGGCTTCGGGAACGTCTGGTTTTGTGCCCGGTCCCGGCGGCGTTTCGCGGTACGCCCATCGAGCTGATCACGGCCGGCCTGCTGGCGCTGGCATTCATGGGATTTGCAGGGATGGTGCAGGCTTGA
- a CDS encoding RnfABCDGE type electron transport complex subunit B has product MIAATVVLGGLGCLAALLLATASRRFSVRTDPRHTALLEVLAGSNCGACGYPGCDAYARALLAGTAAPDLCRPGGTETLVRIGAILNIATTPRQSQVAVVRCQGGRQQARPKYDYRGLHDCRAAQKLAQGPKLCPAGCLGLGSCVEICPFDALFIDDRGLAAVDRGRCTGCGLCVSVCPRQVLTLAPAEATVHVLCNSHDPGGKVKTYCEAGCIGCRLCLKTAPGCFMMEDFLAVVRYGNEDAVTLAAAVRRCPTHCIREIAGTPAAGNVSPEQVL; this is encoded by the coding sequence ATGATTGCCGCGACGGTCGTTCTCGGAGGTCTTGGCTGCCTTGCCGCCTTGCTGCTGGCCACCGCCTCCCGGCGTTTTTCGGTGCGAACCGATCCCCGCCATACGGCCTTGCTGGAAGTGCTGGCCGGCTCCAATTGCGGGGCCTGTGGTTATCCCGGGTGCGATGCCTATGCCCGTGCCTTGCTTGCGGGCACAGCGGCTCCCGATCTGTGCCGGCCGGGTGGAACGGAAACGCTGGTACGCATCGGCGCGATTCTGAATATTGCGACGACTCCCCGCCAGTCGCAGGTGGCCGTGGTTCGCTGTCAGGGAGGGCGGCAGCAGGCGCGGCCCAAGTACGATTATCGGGGATTGCACGATTGCCGCGCCGCGCAGAAGCTTGCCCAGGGGCCAAAGTTATGCCCTGCCGGCTGCCTGGGGCTGGGCAGTTGCGTGGAAATTTGTCCTTTTGATGCCCTGTTCATCGATGATCGTGGCCTGGCTGCGGTAGACCGCGGCCGCTGTACCGGATGCGGTCTTTGTGTGTCTGTCTGCCCGCGGCAAGTGCTGACTCTCGCTCCGGCCGAGGCCACGGTGCACGTCCTGTGCAACAGCCATGACCCCGGTGGCAAGGTCAAAACGTATTGCGAGGCGGGGTGTATCGGCTGCCGACTATGTCTCAAAACGGCGCCCGGCTGTTTCATGATGGAGGATTTCCTGGCGGTGGTCCGTTACGGAAATGAAGACGCCGTCACGCTGGCCGCCGCTGTGCGGCGTTGTCCCACTCATTGTATTCGGGAGATTGCCGGCACGCCCGCCGCTGGCAATGTTTCGCCGGAGCAGGTGCTCTGA